A genomic segment from Leptospira ryugenii encodes:
- a CDS encoding LIC_13246 family protein, with the protein MSESEECWYELTDRIDEFQNILRILNHYYEMLSTKVSPLFQFRKEVAGLASDQVQIFLSPLGKYEFQIACKVPKQNRCETWIHLDGIQEERDRLQANGIHEHPVFQIVCLNDLFQASTVPCTNPLLTQKKVANGD; encoded by the coding sequence ATGAGCGAGTCTGAGGAATGCTGGTACGAACTAACAGATCGGATAGATGAATTTCAAAATATCCTGAGAATTTTGAATCATTATTATGAGATGCTCTCGACCAAGGTGAGTCCTCTTTTCCAATTTAGAAAAGAGGTAGCAGGATTGGCAAGTGACCAAGTGCAAATCTTTCTCTCACCCTTGGGAAAGTATGAGTTCCAAATCGCCTGTAAGGTTCCCAAACAGAATCGTTGCGAAACCTGGATCCATCTAGATGGAATCCAAGAAGAACGTGATCGATTGCAAGCAAATGGAATCCATGAACATCCAGTATTTCAAATCGTATGTTTGAATGACCTCTTCCAAGCTTCCACGGTGCCTTGCACAAATCCTTTGTTAACACAAAAAAAAGTAGCAAATGGAGACTGA
- a CDS encoding SLC5 family protein produces MLTSLDFGFFAFTFLLVLLIGIYAGRKESDANDYFLGGRSLPWWAVAGSLFGTNVSANHLVGMLGIGFSVGFAQSHYEFGSILAIYLLAFVFLPLFRKQKLYTLSQFLEVKFGKETARIYSGLCILLIIIQMTGALYIGARSFLPFLQISGISFSYSELVLIISFTSTIYTWFGGLKSVVYTDVIQTVLILLSGLLLFYLALNRPEVGGFNALLLKESLRGDELSKMNLYLPSNHPILPWSGALSGLFLLHIFYWNTNQYVVQRTLGARNMKEARLGILTGGFLKLSIPFFSILTGVAAYQIWSANPNLQEIDPDETFSRLVVLVVPVGYGLIGIILAGLLGAIFSSIDSMLHSAATLFTIDFFKPYREHIGKPSSDQLDMRVGRIFLLLFSILVTAFALFLVNPKSKDNFFIELSSQSSHFTPALLASFILGMLGYKIHQKIVVSLYIIMPLVSLISPTLYELLGNETIFHVFGSKLNFLHRVLLVFSISIAVMYVFRIREPKKVRSYNHKTLWIGLSIFLLILVLLRIVSPSFKVWWAFSGGISIFGLFLFVSWRTNQTKITFENLYRKKDRWLFGLLLGLTFFFYLYF; encoded by the coding sequence ATGTTAACTAGTCTTGATTTCGGATTCTTTGCCTTTACCTTCCTTTTGGTACTCCTCATCGGCATCTATGCTGGTCGCAAGGAATCCGATGCGAACGATTACTTTTTGGGTGGGAGGTCTCTCCCTTGGTGGGCGGTGGCAGGCTCACTCTTCGGAACCAATGTTTCCGCCAATCATTTAGTAGGAATGTTGGGGATTGGGTTTTCTGTAGGCTTTGCCCAGAGCCATTATGAATTTGGTTCCATACTTGCCATTTACCTCCTCGCCTTTGTCTTTCTGCCTCTGTTCCGTAAACAAAAACTATATACGCTTTCGCAATTTTTAGAGGTAAAGTTTGGGAAAGAAACTGCCCGTATCTATTCTGGTCTTTGTATTTTGCTCATCATTATACAAATGACTGGCGCACTTTATATAGGTGCGCGGAGTTTTCTTCCCTTTCTTCAGATATCAGGCATATCCTTTTCGTATTCGGAACTTGTATTGATCATTTCCTTTACCTCCACAATCTACACATGGTTTGGTGGACTTAAGTCTGTTGTCTATACAGATGTAATCCAAACCGTCTTGATCTTATTATCAGGATTGTTGTTATTTTATTTGGCTCTAAATAGGCCAGAGGTCGGGGGCTTCAATGCCTTGTTACTCAAGGAAAGTTTGCGTGGAGATGAGTTAAGTAAAATGAACCTTTACCTACCAAGCAATCATCCCATATTACCTTGGTCAGGTGCTTTAAGTGGGTTATTTCTTTTGCATATCTTCTATTGGAATACAAATCAATATGTTGTCCAGAGAACTTTAGGTGCCAGAAATATGAAGGAAGCAAGATTAGGAATCCTTACTGGCGGATTTTTGAAATTGAGCATTCCTTTTTTTTCAATTTTAACAGGAGTAGCTGCCTACCAAATATGGTCTGCGAACCCAAATCTACAAGAGATTGATCCCGATGAAACATTCTCTCGACTAGTTGTTTTAGTTGTACCTGTTGGCTATGGTTTGATTGGTATCATCCTTGCAGGGCTCTTGGGAGCAATTTTTTCTAGCATAGATTCAATGTTACATTCAGCGGCTACTCTCTTTACCATTGATTTTTTTAAACCCTACCGTGAGCACATCGGAAAACCAAGCTCTGATCAATTGGATATGAGAGTAGGAAGAATCTTTCTTCTCCTTTTTTCAATACTGGTAACTGCATTTGCTTTATTCTTGGTGAATCCAAAATCAAAAGATAACTTCTTTATTGAACTTTCCAGCCAAAGTTCTCATTTTACACCAGCACTATTGGCATCTTTTATATTGGGTATGTTGGGCTATAAAATCCACCAAAAAATTGTTGTTAGTCTATATATCATAATGCCTCTAGTCAGCCTTATCTCTCCGACTCTTTACGAATTACTGGGGAATGAGACAATCTTTCACGTCTTTGGGTCAAAACTCAATTTTTTGCATCGAGTACTTTTGGTTTTCTCAATTTCCATAGCAGTCATGTATGTTTTTCGTATTCGAGAACCTAAAAAAGTGAGATCCTATAATCATAAGACATTGTGGATAGGCCTTTCTATTTTTTTATTGATTCTCGTTTTATTGAGAATTGTAAGTCCCTCATTCAAAGTATGGTGGGCTTTCTCGGGTGGAATCTCGATCTTTGGGCTATTTCTTTTTGTTTCTTGGCGAACAAACCAAACCAAAATTACTTTTGAAAATCTTTATCGAAAAAAAGACCGTTGGTTGTTTGGATTGTTGTTAGGTCTGACGTTTTTCTTTTATTTATACTTCTAA
- a CDS encoding MBL fold metallo-hydrolase, producing the protein MKITLFGVRGSLPTPITKREYQDKLKKILKMAKAEWQKNKDFSEDDFIHSLPMPLAQDLGGNTTCVYLEGEAGERIIFDMGTGIRELGNTLAPLAFSGQALDLNILVSHTHWDHIQGWPFFKPGYSPSTNIQFYSCIPNLEERLVRQQHPENFPITLDQMASKKTFHLWKEFESYSIGELKIIPISLRHPGSCTGYRVREGNRKFLFCTDVEYREEDREYLLSLKPHIEGADLIVIDAQYSTAEAEKKVGWGHTAVGKAVEFAEMMDIRSVVLTHHEPDHDDQEVIRIILEEGKVVDTSKTQVTVAREGMTFLLD; encoded by the coding sequence ATGAAAATTACTCTCTTTGGTGTGCGAGGCTCTTTACCAACCCCGATCACAAAACGGGAATACCAGGATAAATTAAAAAAAATCCTGAAGATGGCAAAGGCGGAGTGGCAGAAAAACAAAGACTTTTCCGAGGATGATTTCATCCATTCCTTGCCCATGCCACTTGCCCAGGACCTTGGTGGCAATACCACCTGTGTTTACTTAGAAGGGGAAGCTGGGGAACGCATCATCTTTGATATGGGGACTGGCATCCGAGAGCTTGGCAATACCTTGGCTCCTTTGGCCTTCAGTGGCCAAGCCCTAGACCTAAATATCCTTGTTTCCCATACTCACTGGGACCATATCCAGGGTTGGCCCTTCTTTAAACCAGGGTATTCCCCTTCTACGAACATCCAATTCTATTCTTGCATCCCAAATTTAGAAGAACGTTTGGTGCGCCAGCAACACCCTGAAAATTTTCCCATTACCCTCGACCAGATGGCCTCCAAAAAAACCTTTCACCTCTGGAAAGAATTTGAATCGTATTCGATTGGTGAGTTGAAGATCATTCCGATCTCCTTACGGCATCCTGGGAGTTGCACTGGCTACCGAGTCAGAGAGGGGAATCGAAAGTTTCTCTTCTGTACCGATGTGGAGTATAGAGAAGAGGACAGAGAGTATCTCTTGTCTCTCAAACCTCATATCGAAGGTGCCGATTTGATTGTCATCGATGCTCAATATAGTACAGCTGAGGCGGAAAAGAAAGTTGGCTGGGGCCACACCGCTGTTGGTAAGGCAGTAGAATTTGCTGAAATGATGGACATTCGTTCCGTTGTCTTGACGCATCATGAACCAGACCACGATGACCAGGAAGTGATACGCATCATTTTGGAAGAGGGAAAGGTTGTTGATACCAGCAAAACACAAGTTACAGTCGCCAGAGAAGGAATGACGTTTTTACTAGATTGA
- a CDS encoding tetratricopeptide repeat protein yields the protein MIHRFLPFLCLCLLIVSCQSREFKTVSVQDEVKQELNGVNPKNLEDARALIAKGNLAFQKSEFNESIRLASEANQKVETAEGYALLGASEYRLGNYSVAEEAYLLGKRLDADNQKILIGLGTVQATLGKYEDAVQTYETLVKINPEEPVYKYKVGTLLKLQRKYQESYVTLKPLRETKDFPYPVELLNQLGDVCVELKKYEEAEIYFAEAEKLQPESKSSQNAKEATRVAGYIQKGNDALNKKNYDLAISEYRKGIDLQPNNASLHTFLGTAYFLKGTFSESETSFRKSISLQDNHIPAYLGLCNLYIKKNQYADCQKVSELGLTKSPRNAELKNKLGICQWKWGQSPKAILSFQDASSIDPNFFEPKINLAYLLIDLGRNDEALEALKKAESHPHADKEAIQKAKIFAESQMYIKEGDTFLRQGRKKQALDLYGKALGRNPEDPSAHNAFGKAFFAFGDFKKSESSYKEALRLDEKNLLAIQGLARVYAKLGDSKKENEFVNRLQSLAKNDPYAAITLGRIAEDSGRFEEAEKIYLDLQKKNPENEAIQFRLANLYYKRAVEENDQEKYKQALETIQKSKKLSKEIPEVNETENTIKENLRFAEIIPYVREGNKAFDKKRYDDAITAYTKAHDKVPKPSLLVKVAECYMAKGEEEKGISILEKAAKENRDQASSFREGIFAYFYKKGETSKAEEGFHQILKEKPDSFYSYYMLGLISMKKKDWDLSINQLDKSILLNGNFAPANVAKGLVYYRTEKPAEAKREFEKAKNKDNQFSLSSYNLAIAYFNEDLIEESKEVLEGLRKSDPDFSDGEIHLAYIYFKQGKLKEAEDSILNVLKDDRNPEALYAYFTILSEKQKSSPNEKTLAKRNAIREEIRKNHPDTKYARMLPVDEEGIPAVITELQLAGTPKQDPILYPNRIIINYGESIVALDRKTKEQVWKIFTPDPFTLLVASKQLVALKRGLLQKIYPDSGALSTNILLNENESIVHGEVFEDHIYLLSQNQKTKEMHFQILSFEGVKEFESKEKDILSFSVLPQGEVFIIRDKKKEFLFQSLTYDTWTLSNKTGTFLKGDTKEIPRIYGCLVRSCLLQTNQQFLEVDINAKVTSLAKKGTVVLSYRNEDSIHLRTSESLLVWKAEGKWSEVLTGLDFRHSFPGASVDAKGKELLVTKDSQKKSLSWTPEKDGKRISTIRVESP from the coding sequence ATGATCCATCGATTTCTCCCATTCCTTTGTCTCTGTCTTTTAATTGTTAGTTGCCAATCTCGGGAGTTCAAAACGGTTTCCGTACAGGATGAGGTCAAGCAAGAGTTAAATGGCGTAAATCCCAAAAACTTAGAAGATGCAAGAGCTCTAATTGCCAAAGGCAATTTGGCCTTTCAAAAATCTGAGTTCAATGAATCCATCCGGCTTGCTTCCGAGGCCAACCAAAAAGTAGAAACGGCAGAAGGCTATGCTCTATTAGGCGCTTCTGAATATCGATTGGGCAACTATTCAGTGGCTGAAGAGGCTTATCTTTTGGGGAAACGATTGGATGCCGACAACCAAAAGATTCTAATAGGACTGGGTACAGTGCAGGCAACGCTTGGTAAGTACGAAGATGCCGTGCAAACCTATGAGACTCTAGTTAAGATCAACCCTGAGGAGCCAGTCTACAAATATAAGGTCGGCACCTTACTCAAGTTACAGAGAAAGTACCAAGAAAGTTATGTGACCCTCAAACCCCTTCGGGAGACAAAAGACTTTCCCTATCCTGTTGAACTGCTCAATCAATTGGGTGATGTTTGTGTAGAACTTAAAAAATATGAAGAAGCAGAAATTTACTTTGCGGAAGCAGAGAAATTACAACCTGAAAGCAAATCTTCTCAAAATGCAAAAGAAGCAACGCGTGTGGCTGGATACATCCAAAAGGGAAACGATGCCCTGAATAAAAAGAATTATGACCTGGCCATTTCAGAATACAGAAAAGGCATAGACCTACAACCAAACAATGCCTCGCTTCATACCTTTTTGGGTACCGCTTACTTTCTAAAAGGTACATTCTCTGAATCAGAAACTAGCTTCCGTAAGTCGATTTCACTGCAAGACAATCATATTCCCGCCTATCTAGGATTGTGCAATCTTTACATCAAAAAAAACCAGTATGCTGATTGCCAAAAGGTCTCCGAGTTGGGATTAACGAAATCACCGAGAAATGCAGAACTAAAAAATAAATTAGGTATCTGCCAATGGAAATGGGGACAAAGCCCCAAAGCAATTTTGAGTTTCCAAGATGCATCTTCCATCGATCCAAATTTTTTTGAACCAAAGATCAATTTGGCCTACTTGCTGATTGATCTCGGAAGGAATGATGAAGCCTTAGAAGCTTTGAAAAAGGCAGAAAGCCATCCACATGCAGATAAAGAAGCGATTCAAAAAGCAAAGATATTTGCAGAATCTCAGATGTACATCAAAGAAGGAGATACATTTCTTAGGCAGGGAAGGAAGAAACAGGCCTTGGATCTTTATGGCAAAGCCTTAGGAAGAAATCCAGAAGATCCATCTGCACACAATGCTTTCGGAAAAGCATTCTTTGCTTTTGGAGATTTTAAAAAATCAGAATCGAGCTATAAGGAAGCGCTTAGATTAGATGAGAAAAATCTACTCGCAATCCAAGGTTTAGCCAGAGTTTATGCAAAGTTAGGTGATTCTAAAAAAGAAAATGAATTTGTTAACAGACTGCAATCTCTCGCCAAAAATGATCCATATGCTGCCATCACATTGGGGAGAATCGCAGAAGATTCTGGTAGATTTGAAGAAGCAGAAAAGATCTATTTAGATTTGCAAAAAAAGAATCCAGAAAACGAAGCCATTCAGTTTCGATTAGCCAATCTATATTACAAAAGGGCTGTCGAAGAAAATGACCAAGAAAAATACAAACAAGCCTTAGAAACGATTCAAAAATCAAAAAAGTTATCCAAAGAAATCCCTGAGGTGAATGAAACAGAAAACACCATTAAGGAAAATCTACGCTTTGCGGAAATCATTCCTTATGTGCGTGAAGGAAACAAAGCTTTTGACAAGAAGCGATATGATGATGCCATCACTGCATATACCAAGGCGCATGATAAAGTTCCTAAACCATCTCTGTTGGTAAAAGTTGCCGAATGTTATATGGCCAAAGGCGAAGAAGAAAAGGGCATCAGTATTCTTGAAAAAGCTGCCAAAGAAAACCGTGACCAAGCTTCTTCGTTTCGCGAGGGTATCTTTGCCTATTTTTACAAAAAAGGAGAGACCAGTAAGGCAGAAGAAGGGTTTCATCAAATCCTAAAAGAAAAACCAGATTCGTTTTACAGCTATTATATGCTTGGTCTCATCTCAATGAAGAAAAAAGATTGGGACCTATCCATCAACCAATTGGATAAATCCATACTCTTAAATGGTAATTTTGCTCCTGCTAATGTTGCCAAAGGTCTAGTCTATTACCGAACAGAAAAACCTGCGGAGGCAAAACGAGAATTTGAGAAAGCAAAGAACAAAGACAATCAATTCTCCCTTTCCTCTTATAACCTTGCCATTGCATATTTTAATGAGGATTTGATAGAGGAATCCAAAGAGGTTCTGGAAGGATTGCGAAAGTCTGATCCTGATTTTTCAGATGGGGAAATCCACCTAGCCTATATCTATTTTAAACAAGGAAAACTGAAAGAAGCAGAGGATTCCATACTCAATGTTTTGAAAGATGATCGGAACCCCGAAGCACTGTATGCCTATTTTACGATTCTCTCGGAAAAACAAAAATCATCACCAAACGAAAAAACCCTAGCAAAACGGAATGCGATCCGTGAAGAGATCCGCAAAAACCATCCTGATACCAAATATGCTAGGATGTTGCCAGTCGATGAAGAGGGGATCCCAGCAGTGATCACAGAATTGCAATTGGCTGGAACACCAAAGCAAGACCCAATTCTCTATCCCAATCGCATCATTATCAATTATGGGGAAAGTATCGTTGCCTTAGATCGAAAAACGAAGGAACAGGTATGGAAGATATTTACTCCAGATCCATTTACATTGCTTGTCGCCAGTAAACAATTGGTAGCGCTCAAACGTGGACTACTCCAGAAGATATACCCTGATTCTGGTGCATTAAGTACAAATATTTTACTCAATGAAAATGAATCCATTGTGCATGGGGAAGTTTTTGAAGACCATATTTACCTTCTATCCCAAAACCAAAAAACAAAAGAGATGCACTTTCAGATTTTATCCTTTGAAGGTGTAAAAGAATTTGAATCTAAAGAAAAGGACATTCTTAGTTTTTCAGTCCTACCTCAGGGAGAAGTGTTTATCATACGTGACAAGAAAAAAGAGTTTCTATTCCAAAGTTTAACATATGATACTTGGACATTATCCAACAAAACAGGAACCTTTCTCAAGGGAGATACTAAGGAGATTCCTCGCATATATGGCTGTTTGGTGAGAAGTTGTCTCCTGCAAACAAACCAACAGTTTCTAGAAGTAGATATAAATGCTAAGGTCACCTCACTTGCGAAAAAGGGAACCGTAGTTCTTAGCTATCGAAATGAAGATAGCATCCACCTTCGGACTTCCGAATCATTATTGGTTTGGAAGGCAGAGGGCAAATGGTCGGAAGTATTGACTGGGCTCGATTTTAGGCACTCTTTTCCTGGTGCCTCTGTGGATGCAAAGGGTAAAGAACTACTCGTAACCAAAGATAGCCAGAAAAAATCTCTCTCATGGACGCCTGAGAAAGATGGCAAACGCATCAGTACGATCCGAGTGGAGTCACCTTAG
- a CDS encoding LIC10124 family lipoprotein — MRFSFVFCFFLLISCASVTQIETNMEVIPRPEYKDVVLSNVEPLPSSLDFRERIQTKIRPSFVIQWNGVTPSTKESDLRFIEDKIITSHRKFGDHFRTPMGSNLEKEALKAKDIDLILKASLQLEKDFLKVNLEYLDSVSPQSYGSKEFGFKFISEREISDNVKSLEVYHKNNQLVPLSAAVKEYWSEVFAPTASEIQTILESSMKAQVSFYSTSPGTNILLDGKEIGKAPLVDFPLINGKHRLAFSKPGKDPVERSILVRGGKKTRIFHEWNDDISQGTIFVTSYPSGLSVSVSGQNKGNTQYVEAGVPYGNYPIQFLRTTDKDSFEYAKASVQVLPKSLSHVSLPFGLEEGVSWEAEDFWFPSGGSPHFQTNFTGSLQFQKQQDLPNGWYGVYSQNIIPDKMKSNFVLGLSKDTPGRLAVSFTDGTGKCSLLVVDKTDFHLIQYASGEKEAKVSASYRWKSEDPEKGRTISFETDPEKQILKVYLGSSLVLEKPWSFQTLWQFAILTPSQNFLSGKPLRSLKIRYPDMLSFEEKLKK, encoded by the coding sequence ATGAGATTTAGCTTTGTCTTCTGTTTCTTTCTACTGATTTCTTGTGCCTCTGTCACTCAAATTGAAACCAACATGGAAGTCATTCCACGTCCTGAATATAAGGACGTGGTCTTAAGCAATGTAGAACCTCTTCCTTCTTCTCTCGACTTTCGCGAAAGGATCCAAACCAAAATCAGACCAAGTTTTGTGATCCAGTGGAATGGTGTGACGCCTTCCACCAAAGAATCCGATTTGAGATTCATTGAAGACAAAATCATCACCTCCCATAGAAAGTTTGGTGATCACTTTCGAACACCAATGGGGAGTAATCTTGAAAAAGAAGCTCTCAAAGCAAAGGACATAGACCTCATCTTAAAAGCCTCCCTTCAGTTGGAAAAAGATTTTCTGAAAGTCAACCTAGAGTACCTAGACAGTGTGAGCCCACAATCCTATGGATCAAAAGAATTTGGTTTCAAATTTATTTCGGAACGGGAAATTTCAGATAATGTAAAGAGTTTAGAGGTTTACCATAAAAATAACCAACTAGTTCCATTGAGTGCCGCGGTAAAGGAGTATTGGTCAGAGGTCTTTGCACCAACTGCCTCTGAAATCCAAACAATTTTGGAGTCTTCTATGAAGGCGCAGGTTTCTTTTTATTCAACATCTCCTGGAACAAACATTCTATTGGATGGAAAGGAAATCGGAAAGGCACCACTAGTTGACTTCCCTCTAATCAATGGTAAACATAGGTTAGCATTTTCGAAACCTGGAAAAGATCCTGTGGAACGCAGCATTTTGGTAAGAGGAGGAAAGAAAACAAGAATCTTCCACGAATGGAATGATGACATTTCCCAAGGAACTATTTTTGTAACTAGTTATCCCTCTGGACTCTCGGTTAGCGTTTCTGGACAAAACAAAGGCAATACACAATATGTCGAAGCAGGGGTTCCATACGGTAATTATCCGATTCAGTTTTTAAGGACGACGGATAAGGACAGTTTTGAATATGCTAAAGCATCGGTTCAAGTACTTCCTAAATCTCTTAGCCATGTTTCGCTTCCCTTTGGATTGGAAGAAGGGGTTTCTTGGGAAGCGGAAGACTTTTGGTTTCCTTCAGGTGGATCACCTCACTTCCAAACAAATTTCACAGGCAGTCTTCAGTTCCAAAAACAACAAGACCTTCCCAATGGATGGTACGGTGTGTACTCCCAAAATATCATTCCAGACAAAATGAAATCCAATTTTGTTCTTGGGCTTTCTAAGGACACCCCGGGAAGGTTAGCTGTTTCCTTCACGGATGGAACGGGAAAGTGTAGTCTGCTTGTCGTTGATAAAACTGATTTTCATCTGATCCAATATGCAAGCGGTGAAAAAGAAGCAAAGGTGAGCGCTAGTTACCGTTGGAAATCTGAAGACCCAGAAAAAGGTCGCACCATTTCCTTTGAAACTGATCCAGAAAAACAAATCTTAAAAGTTTACCTTGGTTCCAGTTTGGTCTTAGAAAAACCTTGGAGTTTTCAAACTCTTTGGCAATTTGCCATCCTAACACCTTCTCAAAACTTCCTCAGTGGAAAGCCACTGCGAAGCCTAAAAATACGATACCCTGATATGCTTTCTTTTGAGGAGAAGCTAAAAAAATGA
- the trmB gene encoding tRNA (guanine(46)-N(7))-methyltransferase TrmB — protein MNLTPEIREKLWSFASRTSFQSDYLIQVQEWGKKIDPKKYFPPHVTELWLELGSGWGEVAIQLAEAFPNTGFLLMEKKIDRIKATEKKRKERGLENIRYMTLNFQWFFSELMETEMFSTVLINFPDPWPKAKHWKHRLMQEEFLTNLHAIIKPEGRLLFATDYGPYARKTISMFRRLNHLFKGSTEVAFERPNFPVSFFENEKREEGKRIYYLERTKVTPLGSY, from the coding sequence TTGAACCTTACTCCAGAAATCAGAGAAAAGCTCTGGTCTTTTGCCTCTCGTACCAGTTTTCAGTCTGACTACCTCATTCAGGTTCAAGAATGGGGCAAAAAAATCGACCCAAAAAAATATTTCCCGCCGCACGTGACCGAACTCTGGTTAGAGTTGGGATCAGGCTGGGGCGAGGTAGCCATACAGCTTGCCGAAGCCTTTCCAAACACAGGCTTTTTGCTCATGGAGAAAAAAATAGATCGGATCAAAGCTACGGAAAAAAAGAGAAAAGAGAGAGGCCTGGAAAACATCCGCTATATGACCTTAAACTTTCAATGGTTCTTTAGTGAGTTAATGGAAACAGAAATGTTTAGTACCGTACTCATCAATTTTCCCGACCCATGGCCTAAAGCAAAACATTGGAAACATAGATTGATGCAAGAAGAGTTTCTCACCAATCTACATGCAATCATCAAACCAGAAGGTAGGCTTTTGTTTGCGACAGACTATGGTCCGTATGCGAGAAAAACGATTTCTATGTTTCGTAGGCTAAACCATTTGTTCAAGGGAAGTACGGAAGTTGCATTTGAAAGACCTAATTTTCCCGTCTCTTTTTTTGAAAATGAGAAACGGGAAGAAGGAAAGCGGATTTACTATCTGGAAAGGACTAAGGTGACTCCACTCGGATCGTACTGA
- a CDS encoding NADP-dependent isocitrate dehydrogenase, whose protein sequence is MSKIKVKTPLVELDGDEMTRIIWKEIKDRFIHPYLDINLEYYDLGVEYRDKTDDKVTVDSAKAIQKHGVGVKCATITPNADRVKEYNLKQEWKSPNGTIRAILDGTVFRKPIIIKNIPAAVNSWKKPIAIGRHAYGDIYRDVEMIVDGPGKVELVYTDASGKEKQRLLVNEYKGSGVALAMHNLDDSITSFAKACFNYALSEKISIWFATKDTISKKYHARFREIFDKMSVERDAELKAAGISYNYYLIDDAVAQIVKNEGGQLWALMNYDGDVMSDMVASGFGSLGLMTSVLVSPDGKYEYEAAHGTVTRHYRKYQKGETTSTNSVASIFAWTGAIAKRGELDGTPDVVNFAKKLEEAIIETIEGGEMTKDLLSLSTASSKKELDTFQFMDAVKKRLDAKLK, encoded by the coding sequence ATGAGCAAAATAAAAGTAAAAACACCGTTAGTTGAGCTAGATGGCGATGAGATGACAAGGATCATCTGGAAAGAAATTAAGGATCGCTTCATCCATCCGTATTTAGATATCAATCTGGAGTATTATGATCTTGGTGTTGAATATAGAGACAAAACAGATGATAAAGTCACAGTGGATTCTGCTAAAGCAATCCAAAAACATGGTGTAGGTGTAAAGTGTGCAACGATCACTCCTAACGCAGACAGAGTCAAAGAATACAATCTAAAACAAGAATGGAAATCACCAAATGGAACAATCCGTGCCATTCTCGACGGAACGGTATTTAGAAAACCTATCATTATCAAAAACATTCCTGCTGCTGTAAACTCCTGGAAAAAGCCGATTGCAATTGGCCGACATGCATATGGAGACATCTACCGCGATGTTGAAATGATCGTGGATGGCCCAGGAAAGGTTGAACTTGTATATACAGATGCCTCCGGTAAGGAAAAGCAAAGATTGTTAGTAAACGAATACAAAGGTTCAGGTGTTGCACTCGCAATGCACAATTTGGATGATTCTATCACTTCTTTTGCTAAGGCTTGTTTCAACTATGCTCTCTCTGAAAAAATCAGTATCTGGTTTGCAACGAAAGATACGATTTCCAAAAAATACCATGCTAGATTCCGCGAAATTTTCGACAAAATGTCTGTTGAAAGAGATGCTGAATTGAAAGCCGCAGGCATTTCTTATAACTACTACCTAATCGATGATGCAGTTGCGCAAATTGTAAAGAATGAGGGCGGTCAACTTTGGGCACTTATGAATTACGATGGAGATGTGATGTCTGATATGGTTGCCTCAGGATTTGGTTCCTTGGGACTTATGACCTCAGTACTTGTTTCTCCTGATGGAAAGTACGAATACGAAGCTGCACATGGAACAGTGACTCGCCACTACCGTAAATACCAAAAGGGAGAAACTACTTCTACAAACTCCGTGGCATCAATCTTTGCATGGACGGGTGCCATCGCCAAACGTGGAGAATTGGACGGAACTCCTGATGTTGTGAATTTTGCTAAGAAATTGGAAGAAGCGATCATTGAAACCATTGAAGGCGGTGAAATGACAAAAGACCTTCTCTCTCTTTCGACAGCATCTAGCAAAAAAGAATTGGATACATTTCAATTTATGGATGCAGTCAAAAAAAGATTGGATGCAAAATTGAAATAA